AGCTTGAATCAATCTTCTTTCATCTCTGGAAGATCGATTCAAGATAACATCATGGTGGCTCATGAATTGGTGAGGAATTATCATAGACCCAAAGGTACCCCAAGATGTGCTTTAAAAATAGATATTAGAAAGGCTTATGATACTGTTAAATGGGATGCAATTTTCTTTATGCTACAACATATGGGTTTTCCTGATGTCTTCATTAACTGGATTGCCCTATGTATTAAATCAGCAAAGTTTTCTATTCTTATAAATGGTTCCCCATTTGGTTTTTTTGGAGCTAAGAGAGGTTTGAGACAAGGCTGCACCATATCTCTTTATCTGTTTGTGCTAGCTATGGAGATGCTGAGTGCCACACTTCTTAAACAAGTTCAGATTCAGAAGTTTGGCTTCCACCCAAGATGTAAGTTGACTAGACTAACTCATTTGTGCTTTGCTGATGATGTGCTGATCTTTTTCAAAGGAAACATTGTTGCTGCTGCTAGCTTAAAATATGCACTTGATGAATTTAGTACCTACTCAAGCTTAGAAATTAATAACCAGAAAACTTCCCTGTTTTGTTCTGTTGTGGATGACTTAACTCTAGAACAAATAATTCATATTCTAGATTGCACAGTGGGAGAATTGCTTGTCAAATATTTGGGTGTCCCTCTCTTATCTACTAAACTTTATTATAAAGATTGCTTACCCTTGCTTGAAAAGGTGGATGAGAGAATTCACTTTTGGAAGTCTTTATTCTTGGCTTACCCTGGAAGAGCTTTTCTTATAAAGGAAGTTCTTTGTGGAATGTTGTTTTTCTGGTTCTCTTGCTTTGTTCTGCCAAAAAGGGTCATAAAGGAGCTAAATACATAATTCAAGAGATTCTTATGGGTTGGCCCTGCTCTTAAGAAGTGTTACAACCCTATTAAATGGAGTTATGTTTGTCACTCTTATGAAGAATGAGGATTGGGTATTAAAGATCTTGAGTATACAAATGTCGCAGCAAATGTCATACATATTTGGGACTTAGTTTCTGTTGGAGACACCATCTGGACTTCCTGGGTCAAAATTAATCTTATCAAAGACAAGGATTTCTGGTCTATGACAGTTCCTCAAGATATATCTTGGTgttgga
This genomic stretch from Papaver somniferum cultivar HN1 unplaced genomic scaffold, ASM357369v1 unplaced-scaffold_16826, whole genome shotgun sequence harbors:
- the LOC113337658 gene encoding uncharacterized protein LOC113337658, with amino-acid sequence MKKILGGLISLNQSSFISGRSIQDNIMVAHELVRNYHRPKGTPRCALKIDIRKAYDTVKWDAIFFMLQHMGFPDVFINWIALCIKSAKFSILINGSPFGFFGAKRGLRQGCTISLYLFVLAMEMLSATLLKQVQIQKFGFHPRCKLTRLTHLCFADDVLIFFKGNIVAAASLKYALDEFSTYSSLEINNQKTSLFCSVVDDLTLEQIIHILDCTVGELLVKYLGVPLLSTKLYYKDCLPLLEKVDERIHFWKSLFLAYPGRAFLIKEVLCGMLFFWFSCFVLPKRVIKELNT